AAGTGCctgtgaaaagtatgggtataatgggcgagtataacggaagaaaattcaagtgagccatcaaattatcaaaaacagctcgatttcagctaaaagtatcgctggaagaaggatgacttttggaatcaagtcatgttatctgacgaaagcaagtacatcatatttgaatcaaatggccgatgtatgGTATGGCAGAAAATGAATATTGAGATACAGCTGCAGAATCTCTtttgagcagtaaagcatggttgggtcatggtctctgaggtgcttgagcgcaaccggtgcgggaaaatttcacattattgaagaaattatgtatcacaaaatgttcatccgaattttgaaagaaaattttgaaCGTCAGTGCTGAGAAATTGGGCTTACATGGAACAAACATTTTACATGGTGATAATTACCTCAAGCACACAGCCCAAAGTactaagctgtagctactctataataccccaatcaactcaaaacgcctcctcagatcccagatatgaatccaatttaactccattgGAAGGTTCTGGAAGACAAtcttttcgtgaaattcgtgaaagtcatatCTCCAACaacaaattattgaaattagtgttgaaagaaaaatggaagaatattccgtcCCCCATTACGGCTAATTTGCtcagttccatgccacaagaactacagcccgtcatagatacacaggggaattcaacgaaatattgaattccattctataactcctgttttcgtttcaaaagcgcgctaaacctcactagacgaatactttttgagcccgtatttaatgaattgttatgttttgttacctgtgtttttgttattgttttatttttctgtttgatttttaacaataaagatgaattgattagtttactacacaatgtaatcgatagttttatttttttgagcttactagattctatctttgacattttctagaaaacacacagctagacgaatactttttggactcactgtacttgctaaaataactaaaataataGCAGAAATGGTTTGACAGAATAGCtaaaaaataactcattttgccaTTATAAGAGCAAatcaatagcaaaatatttgcagagaaagaaatatcaaaatcagttattattgatatgttaaAAATACAAATGCAATGTGCATCAGTAAAGGTGTTGGCCAAAGTCCTTTATGTCTGTATTAGTCGAATAATAACGTAAACATTGCCACCCACAACGGGCGGTCGGagtgaaacgtcacgtctgttataaaaaatgTACTAATTATGATTACATAGtttgttcttcatttgttgttctgctttaatgcagagtctattatatatagagttacgcaaagagtgaagccaaatctacctattgaactgtcaaaccgtctacctatcgcgcaaagtaaacaaatgcttgttggtaaaggctactttacacctcgggaaaattttccaccggattttggtccccgtgcattttaaatggggccgggattttgattttccgtgcccaaatcccgaaaacatcgcatatgcaaaaatgcatggggaaaaattccgcggaccaaattcccgaggtctgaggctaccttaaggcggaagtattgttatcgcctaataattattatggcgaattaaaacgcatgaattgaaatgtattagatttgttctagaaacagcttcaaaaaacttcaatacatcccccaataaagtagcaacaaggaactcacgtgtttgcactctgtgggtgacttggttatcgaattaaaaagctttagaagtgaacacTCCACAATGGTcgaattcgtcaaatttcacgacataaatcgataactcgaaaactattagtgctagagttttgacgtattcagaagaaatgatctacaagaaaagatctatttttggtgtaagttgccattagggtggtccttttgggaaattttttgaaaatcttttttttaaccttttgagttaggagatcatattattctacaaagttataaaaaatataattctaagcatttttgcttaataacatttattttatctcatataggtaatgttttatgacaaaattactaaatttagaaaGGGGGgccttaaaaaaaaagtttttagcttccactaTCACCAATtcctaatattttcaaaaactgtccaagcatcgcttcacggtctttgaaaagcgcatcttttggttacataggATAGTGGATAGCTTCATTTTAAGcatattacagtcaaacctccatgaatcgatgttctatgactcgatatcgactcatggaagcaaattatgccatattaaaaaatattttctgggttactgcgatggtccctccaaacagtttttcaaagatttcccattccacatctcgatatttctatgagtcgatggtcccttcaatatcgactcatggaggtttgactgtataagcgttttttcatgaaaaggtgatatttttctgagcattctactgcagctggTAGCAAAGATTAGCAAACATTTCAATCGTATTCAGAAAGTATACATgtaggcccatcaaatccatggtatttcatttgtccttctttgtccactttttttgaaaatcaaattaatttttgtatgaaaaatcagctattccATGGAAAACACATATACCTTATCTCTGTTTTTCGCAAAATTTAGTAGAAACATTcttttcgaaaatgaataaactcacTTTTCTTGTTTTGTTCGATACACTAATCTCGATCCGgggtggtcgaaaaaatcaacatttttgaaaatatattttttttaaacattatttttgaaCTACTAGACCGATTATCAATGTTCATGGAATCACCTGTAGTCATTACAGACCCTCACTTAGAAACTGCGAAAATGGAATTGTTCTGCAAATCAACTTGAATTCCATGGTTTCGTTTTTCGCCCCAAAAGTAGCGCTCTTAAGCATTTATTTTATGTAGCTTATATACCTTGAAAATCGGTCCAATggttaaaatatcaaaatgattttttcgattacttttccacacgagttgatttaaatattttagataaagaacgattctttgtgggctttgtggccgtgcggttagcgacgtcaatcgtctagacgcatgtgatatggagcgtgggttcgattcccgccccggtaagaagGGAActattcgtgatcgaaaaattcttcaccgGTCCACTGAgtattatgtgtcctgtccgttgtctattTGTTCAGTTtatacgacctctggtcgaagactgtGTTTCTGTCTTTTATTCTACCGAATATTGGGAAAATCCTAAAGATGGTATAAGTgttcctttattttttttacaaaactaatattatcatcaaacaaaagtggacaaagatggacaaacgGAATATCATGAACTGGATGGGCCTAaatgtatactttcagaatacgattgaaatttttgctaatatttgctactagctgcagtagaatgctcagaaaaatatcactttttcatgaaaaaaacgcttataatatgcttgaaaatgaagctatcaaccatcttatgtaaccaaaagatgtgCTTTCCAAAGACCGTAAAGCAATGCttggacagtttttgaaaataagctaaACTAAtaaagctaaaaactatttttttcggggccaccctatctaaatttagtaattttgtcataaaacattacctatatgagataaaataaatgtttattgagcaaaaatgcttagaattaaattctctataactttgtagaataatatgatctcctaaatcaaaaggttgaaaaaattgattttcaaataatttcacaAAAGGGCTACCCTAATggcaacttacaccaaaaatatatcttttcttgtagatcatttcttctgaagacgtcaataCGTCAAAACGTCACCgatagttttcgagttatcgatttatgtcgtgaaatttgacgaatccgaccattgtgcactcccgtgaagtcacttgaagggttgaacaaaaatgaaagttgccaacataataataagaacattattcagaataagtgtaagaagatcctctttgcgcaactctatataatagactctgcttttatgcttttatatatatatatatatatatattataacaaaatttgttgttaggatgctattttattttattcttgaATAACACATCACAgcataatttgttattattatattatttgtttcttattcATCTCTACCCGGGTTATCACACAACCCTTCAAAAATCGAACCGGATTGTAATCCCGTCACAAAAATGTTCTTTAATGCATGAtccaaatatttattaaaatcgCAATTCAAAGATAGTTTCTTCGAGCGAACCATTCTTGTACGCTTTCTTCAGATTCTTGCCTTAATTGCTGTATAAAATGATGTTCGCTCCCGATATGTAATTATCGCTGGACAGGCTCTTTCCTTCAAAAGCGCACACATTCCTTCATAGGACTtagcatttgtttttttttggatgGCAGATGTTCTTTACCGTTTGATAAACTTCTAGCGAAATCGAGGTAAGAAGTATAGCGGATCTACGCTCATCTGACAAATCCAAGGCtagtaaatatatatatatctagaaaaaatattttaagctctttttagtggagaATATTCaattgtctaagacgagttaagtaacaccatttaattccaccaattatttcgatagctttgcagatacgtatttcgaccacaactgtgtggtcgtcttcagtgtctcgtacttgactcgactttcgagtcaagtcgagtcaaatacgagacactgaagacgaccacacagttgtggtcgaaatacgtatctgcaaagctatcgaaataattggtggaattaaatggagttacttaactcgtcttagacaattGATATATATCTAATCGTTCTTGATTACATCTCCCattgaactttgaaaaaaaaaatcactataataaagtaaagattgaaaaaaaagatCCTCATAAAAAACCTGGGCGAAGCAAATCCTTCCGTTTTGCTTGTAGGTTTGCAATCCTTTCATCGTCAATTGTTCTGTAATGGACATATTAAATAAACGTTTGTCTTGTTTgaatgaaaaatacaaaatgaatgttttattgAATGAACAAGTGGTCGGGGTTCagtcaaaccgcaccaagcggctttttgactgacttgtgatgttttgttcgcaaaaggaaaacgaaaagtattttATGGGAATTCATGCATACGTTTGTTGTGTGAAATCCTTGGTTATGGCGTTAAACGATATTCGTTGCGATTTGTGATCTATTGAATCTGTTACACGAAAACTTTGGCAAAAAACAGGAAATTTTTCATtcgcgcttggtgtgatttggcagaaccccgactaAGTGTAGTTTGTAACCACTGTTACTAGGTGGCATTCTGGTAGGCTGGGTAGGTTGCCTCGATGAAAACCACGCGACAGCACAATTATTAAAATAGTTTCTACTTGAATCAAagatgattaaaaaaacatgcaaCCAATAAGAAtccacgctcaataagatgttTTAATTTCTCCATTATTTTGCATGCTACCTTTATTCATCGCAAAGAAAATTACTTGTAATATAAACAGCAACTCATCTTTATCTTTaatatgttcgaaatcaacaatcactcgtcccaagtgggttGAAAAAACATCTGCATGAGATCCCTTTTTGGAATGGCATTATATGAATATTTATAACGTTAAATGTGCTCAACTGCAGCATATTAGGCCAAGGcttacccgactagaaggtcatatcaaaattatatcaacctatgttattatgttatactaaatttttataacaaaatttgttagaaacgtggtgcaggatgttgttaaaatatctaaatttctatcaaaaatcacactactggaaacaaaaaactatcaaattttgttacaattttatcttaaaaataacatattttgttagaaatttataacagaatcagatataaaaatattgtttctgtgcagttgcaaatttttacagttcgtgataggtctccagattgtgatcaacaatacaaaacttttgtttttgtctgaacaagaatatttttcgagaacatgaaactaacaacattacaaataaggcagcctttgcaaattatatcaacgttgtgtaatctatatggctggaagactttgctacttctattttaattgcctactgttgggcaattcggtgttaagcattttttaaatcatattatgatgaAATCCTTTTACAACATTCGAAAGATAATGGccacttagaacaaaattgtatcaaaataagttataaatatcacaatatgataatattgtgttcagtttctgttatgctcttctagtcgggtatgCCATATACCCTATCTCGGTATACGAAAAAAcagtatggattttttttttcatttttgcgaaCTTTGCACATGTGTAAATTTGTTCGATGATTAATACATTTAATTAGTACAATTAAACTAAGATGGCTTAACGTCGTCCTTTCTCTATTGGTTTCGTAACCACTACGCTAATAGTCTGTGATCACCAAAGAGTATCTCATTGTCATCTCTTATAAACAtcgtttttaatttgaactaaACTTGAAGATtatctgaaaaaaatatgtgctgtaaaataaaataatctaaACTACTATTTAAGATTTGCATAAACCACGTACTCTACAAAACGCCTAAAACTTTTTTCTCTTTATGAAGTTTTAAAGGTCATCAAATATTGAAGAATTAAGTACATAATGCGTGAAAATAAGTCAAATattgttcaataaataaatttacgaTAACAATCTGAAATAATTCATGAAGTTTCGAGTTTATtgaaatgtgattttttatgaGGTCATTGACAAAAAAAACGCAAAATATCAATTTCGTATTCCAAAGATAtctgtttatttaaaaatgtgtATACATGTAGATTAGAATGTAGATAGCACCGCGTGCACTTCGTTGAGCAATACAAATATCACTTTATTTCACGATTCGCCAACTCCGCCACATATTCTATTTCGAAGTTTTTCCCATCAAGTACCCGGAACACATCATTCCGGTAACCACTCAggtcttcgttcttccttcgaTGGCTCGCTATATGCATGTCTATCATCACCGGTGGAATGGGCTCGATGTCAGCCGTTTGGGCCACATCGTTGTAGTAGGCCCGTTGAACTTCTCCACCCATCATGTGCGCTTGTCGTTTCTTCAAACCCCGCTCCCAGCGGCCGTTCATTTCGGTTTCGTAATCGTCCATCATTTTCTCCCTCGGAGGAAGAGGCTTTTCTCCGGAATAGTATTTTATGGCGAATCGAGATTGCAAATCGAACATCAGTGTAGTGCACACCAAGAATGGTAGTCCTATGAAGGCCATCGTCGGGTAGTTGATATTCAAAATATGCTTGTACAATGGTTTGACCCAGTCATCGTCCAAATCGATTCCACAGTCTTCATGCAAAAATGGAAAGTTGAAATGGTAGCCCGTGCAGTATAAAATTAAATCTACGGATTGTTTTGAACCATCGACGAATTCTGCCTCAGTTTCAAGTAAACGAGCCACATCCGGAACCTGAACCACATTCTCAGGAAATGTTGCATCTTTCAATTTGTGCGGAACATGATGactgaaataaactttctttgcgCAGTTCGCTGCAGCGAAAACTAAATCCCTCCCACTTGGACCGGCCCCAATTATTAGAACATTTTTGTCCTGCAGTACATGAGGTTTCCTATATTGATGACTATGCAACTGAATTCCTTCAAATCGATCCTTTCCTTCGTAGTCGGGAACTACTGGATCAAAGTAGTGACCATTACACACTATAACATAATCAAAGATCATTGTGTCGCTTGCATTTTGGTTCAGATCTTTGACTCGTACTTGCCACTGTGCATCCCCGTAAGGCCGAACCTCTTCAACCAAGTGATGAAATTTCGTGTGCTTATCCACTTGGAAATGCGAGGCGTAATCTTTCAAAAACGCCAATACTTCACTCCAGTGAATGTAGGACCTCCGCTGT
The nucleotide sequence above comes from Armigeres subalbatus isolate Guangzhou_Male chromosome 3, GZ_Asu_2, whole genome shotgun sequence. Encoded proteins:
- the LOC134223754 gene encoding senecionine N-oxygenase-like isoform X2, producing the protein MTQKRYCVIGAGAAGICAAKYALEAGGEVVIFEQTDQIGGTWSYTDDVGKDHHGLDIHSSMYDSLWTNLPKEIMGYADYDMPEQRRSYIHWSEVLAFLKDYASHFQVDKHTKFHHLVEEVRPYGDAQWQVRVKDLNQNASDTMIFDYVIVCNGHYFDPVVPDYEGKDRFEGIQLHSHQYRKPHVLQDKNVLIIGAGPSGRDLVFAAANCAKKVYFSHHVPHKLKDATFPENVVQVPDVARLLETEAEFVDGSKQSVDLILYCTGYHFNFPFLHEDCGIDLDDDWVKPLYKHILNINYPTMAFIGLPFLVCTTLMFDLQSRFAIKYYSGEKPLPPREKMMDDYETEMNGRWERGLKKRQAHMMGGEVQRAYYNDVAQTADIEPIPPVMIDMHIASHRRKNEDLSGYRNDVFRVLDGKNFEIEYVAELANREIK
- the LOC134223754 gene encoding senecionine N-oxygenase-like isoform X1 — encoded protein: MEKTQKRYCVIGAGAAGICAAKYALEAGGEVVIFEQTDQIGGTWSYTDDVGKDHHGLDIHSSMYDSLWTNLPKEIMGYADYDMPEQRRSYIHWSEVLAFLKDYASHFQVDKHTKFHHLVEEVRPYGDAQWQVRVKDLNQNASDTMIFDYVIVCNGHYFDPVVPDYEGKDRFEGIQLHSHQYRKPHVLQDKNVLIIGAGPSGRDLVFAAANCAKKVYFSHHVPHKLKDATFPENVVQVPDVARLLETEAEFVDGSKQSVDLILYCTGYHFNFPFLHEDCGIDLDDDWVKPLYKHILNINYPTMAFIGLPFLVCTTLMFDLQSRFAIKYYSGEKPLPPREKMMDDYETEMNGRWERGLKKRQAHMMGGEVQRAYYNDVAQTADIEPIPPVMIDMHIASHRRKNEDLSGYRNDVFRVLDGKNFEIEYVAELANREIK